A window of Thermoleophilia bacterium contains these coding sequences:
- a CDS encoding stage 0 sporulation family protein, which produces MAQVVGVVFRGGTKIYHFDPAGLELARGDRVVVQTVNGPEIGQVVEPPHEVDESELPAPLKKVVRLATGEDLEAVNKSEALRKQALETCRRLIEEHGLDMKLVDAEIAFGGEKITFSFVAEERVDFRALVADLAKTLKMRVELRQIGAREEARLVGGLGPCGRTVCCVLFQLDDEPVSIRMAKEQNLPLNPTKISGLCGRLMCCLKFEQDQYVEFRKQAPAKGTRVVTPRGEGVVAGYNFTKESIIVRLEDGTLTNVRLASCEWAEDGKLVVVPEVAEPVPVPWLETEVTGETLEPEEEVAEEGAETLPVLEAEVVLGADGEPVEVIVAEGSRKSSSGRRRRRKRKTQAKTQEKADGQGSAGAADITGETRTPQRGSRRGRRGRKPASGSTSEAGRATRREKGTGRDKKGSGAQQRSNQTGTSTEGNGNRQASVQRTRRSRRSRKQRSGRSGSPGESGGEG; this is translated from the coding sequence GTGGCCCAAGTAGTGGGAGTAGTCTTCCGCGGTGGGACCAAGATCTACCACTTTGATCCTGCAGGACTTGAACTAGCGCGAGGCGACCGCGTAGTCGTGCAGACTGTCAATGGTCCTGAGATCGGCCAAGTGGTTGAACCGCCGCATGAGGTTGATGAGTCCGAACTTCCTGCACCGCTTAAGAAGGTGGTCAGGCTTGCGACCGGCGAAGACCTGGAAGCGGTGAACAAGTCAGAAGCCTTGCGTAAGCAGGCGCTCGAGACTTGTCGGCGCTTGATTGAAGAGCACGGTCTGGACATGAAGCTGGTTGATGCCGAGATTGCCTTTGGCGGCGAGAAGATCACCTTCAGTTTTGTAGCTGAGGAACGAGTGGACTTCCGGGCTCTTGTCGCCGATTTGGCCAAGACGCTCAAGATGCGTGTGGAGCTTCGGCAGATAGGCGCAAGGGAAGAAGCTCGTCTGGTGGGTGGGCTTGGCCCATGTGGACGGACCGTTTGTTGCGTTCTTTTTCAATTGGACGACGAGCCGGTCTCCATTCGCATGGCCAAAGAGCAGAACCTTCCTCTCAATCCGACCAAGATTTCCGGCCTATGCGGGCGGCTGATGTGCTGTCTTAAATTTGAGCAGGACCAGTACGTGGAATTCCGTAAGCAGGCGCCAGCTAAAGGTACCCGGGTGGTTACGCCCCGCGGCGAAGGCGTCGTAGCCGGCTACAACTTTACAAAGGAATCCATCATTGTTCGGCTGGAGGACGGCACATTAACCAACGTGAGGCTGGCAAGCTGTGAGTGGGCCGAGGATGGCAAGCTTGTGGTAGTGCCTGAGGTGGCGGAGCCCGTGCCGGTGCCTTGGCTGGAAACTGAGGTAACTGGCGAGACCCTTGAGCCCGAGGAAGAGGTTGCGGAAGAGGGCGCGGAGACTTTGCCTGTGCTCGAAGCAGAGGTGGTGCTGGGGGCCGATGGCGAGCCAGTGGAAGTAATCGTGGCCGAGGGATCGCGTAAGAGTAGCAGCGGCCGCAGGCGGCGACGCAAGCGCAAGACACAGGCAAAAACGCAGGAAAAGGCGGATGGTCAAGGTTCAGCCGGGGCTGCAGATATAACGGGGGAAACACGCACTCCACAGCGCGGTTCGCGGCGCGGCCGCCGGGGACGCAAACCTGCCAGTGGCTCCACGTCGGAAGCCGGCCGCGCCACCCGGAGAGAAAAGGGAACTGGCCGGGACAAGAAGGGCTCTGGGGCTCAGCAACGCTCCAACCAAACCGGGACCAGCACCGAAGGCAACGGCAATCGCCAAGCCTCTGTTCAGAGGACCCGAAGATCTAGACGGTCTCGCAAACAGCGTTCGGGTCGCAGCGGCTCTCCTGGTGAAAGTGGCGGCGAGGGCTAA
- a CDS encoding 4Fe-4S dicluster domain-containing protein — protein MKGLVVYYSATGSTRKVARAICRGMQQVIDADVASVAEISPEEVANYDLIGIGSPIWFFRETANVRLFMYQLPSLAGKLGFVFCTHGTAPLGIFHSMVPLLRRKGLTIIGWRDWYGSVYQVLHAPKPYFTDGHPDATDLAEAEAFGRAMAERAVNIAAGQTDLIPELPSGPDCELTFQPHPIGEPFPGANPKRRVDLETCKYPDCTLCEDICPTHCIQLMDDPPSFGPECYNCSLCNRLCPTGAIKLEGEAAKRMQPEKRINMEKCRYPDCKLCVTYCPMNCIDFSQNPPTFTHACEGDDLCWVICPQGAIEITNLDVTHAKMWEGFQEARVDPQNHPFLEMLREAEAKGKFRRLVPLEEIGWDNPVFKIQRTPRFDIHELLEE, from the coding sequence ATGAAGGGTTTGGTTGTTTATTACTCTGCCACTGGCAGCACCAGGAAGGTTGCCCGGGCTATTTGCCGCGGTATGCAGCAAGTAATCGATGCGGATGTGGCCTCCGTGGCAGAGATCTCTCCCGAGGAAGTAGCCAACTATGACCTCATCGGGATAGGCTCTCCTATTTGGTTTTTCCGCGAGACCGCCAATGTCCGGTTGTTCATGTATCAGCTTCCGTCTTTGGCCGGAAAGTTGGGGTTTGTCTTTTGCACGCATGGGACTGCTCCTCTGGGGATCTTCCATTCCATGGTGCCGCTATTGCGGCGTAAGGGGCTCACGATTATCGGCTGGAGAGACTGGTACGGATCGGTGTACCAGGTTTTGCATGCCCCCAAACCCTACTTCACTGATGGGCACCCTGATGCGACTGACCTAGCCGAGGCCGAGGCTTTTGGCCGGGCTATGGCAGAGCGCGCTGTGAACATTGCGGCCGGGCAAACTGACCTAATACCAGAGCTTCCTTCCGGCCCCGACTGTGAGCTAACGTTCCAGCCGCATCCCATCGGCGAACCGTTTCCGGGCGCAAATCCTAAACGAAGAGTAGATCTGGAAACGTGCAAGTACCCGGACTGCACTCTTTGCGAGGATATCTGCCCTACACATTGCATCCAGCTCATGGATGATCCCCCTAGCTTTGGACCAGAATGCTATAACTGCTCGCTCTGCAACCGTCTGTGCCCCACCGGCGCGATCAAACTGGAGGGAGAGGCCGCCAAGCGCATGCAGCCAGAAAAGCGGATCAACATGGAGAAGTGCCGCTACCCTGACTGCAAGCTGTGCGTCACCTACTGTCCCATGAACTGCATTGATTTCTCCCAGAACCCTCCCACGTTTACTCATGCCTGCGAGGGCGACGATTTGTGCTGGGTGATTTGTCCACAGGGCGCAATTGAGATCACAAATCTCGATGTTACTCACGCGAAGATGTGGGAAGGATTCCAGGAAGCTCGGGTTGATCCCCAAAACCATCCTTTCCTTGAGATGCTTCGCGAAGCGGAAGCTAAGGGCAAATTCCGGCGACTTGTTCCGCTGGAAGAAATTGGCTGGGACAACCCGGTGTTTAAGATTCAAAGAACTCCGCGTTTTGACATACACGAGCTATTGGAGGAGTGA